A part of Melittangium boletus DSM 14713 genomic DNA contains:
- a CDS encoding zinc dependent phospholipase C family protein: MPSLLLHLTAIERLAANPGALPEDFVRALSEDLAYARFGAALPDLPLCEGLFGGLASSVSGRDWPLYAKLFHERAPVTLGLKMAELVAAGALVGTEAGLALLAGYFTHLSLDRALHPQVDKLVLRHRRRGEHALVAHRQIEWTQTLFYLRELHGVDLMGSPRLRSRFQVTKSTGLPLKGIGRGIYELVRLASQETFQQAPSKSEVDAWVRGLYRAGLYLSSPVGRMKALPAWSQLSFQELYRNDTFDFAREVELAVEQTRGVLRRLLAYMARGIFTPRARARFLTEFPEGTIGVNAA; the protein is encoded by the coding sequence ATGCCTTCGTTGCTGTTGCACCTCACGGCCATCGAGAGGCTGGCCGCCAACCCGGGAGCGCTCCCCGAGGACTTCGTGCGCGCTTTGTCCGAGGACCTGGCCTACGCACGTTTTGGCGCGGCCCTGCCGGATCTCCCCCTGTGCGAGGGGCTGTTCGGCGGGCTCGCCTCGAGCGTGTCCGGGCGGGATTGGCCCCTCTACGCGAAGCTCTTCCACGAGCGTGCTCCGGTGACCCTGGGCCTCAAGATGGCGGAGTTGGTGGCGGCCGGCGCCCTGGTGGGCACCGAGGCCGGGCTCGCGCTGCTGGCCGGCTATTTCACCCACCTGTCCCTGGACCGGGCGCTCCATCCTCAAGTGGACAAACTGGTGTTGCGCCACCGGCGCCGGGGCGAGCACGCGCTCGTCGCGCACCGGCAGATCGAATGGACGCAGACGCTCTTCTACCTGCGCGAGTTGCATGGAGTGGACCTGATGGGCAGTCCCCGCCTGCGCTCGCGCTTCCAGGTGACCAAGAGCACGGGCCTTCCCCTCAAGGGCATTGGCCGCGGCATCTATGAGTTGGTGCGGCTGGCCTCGCAGGAGACGTTTCAGCAGGCGCCCAGCAAGTCCGAGGTGGACGCGTGGGTGCGGGGCCTGTACCGCGCGGGGCTCTACCTCTCCAGCCCCGTGGGGCGCATGAAGGCGCTGCCGGCCTGGTCGCAGCTGAGCTTCCAGGAGTTGTACCGCAACGACACGTTCGACTTCGCGCGCGAGGTGGAGCTCGCGGTGGAGCAGACGCGCGGCGTGTTGCGGCGGCTGCTCGCGTATATGGCCCGCGGTATTTTCACGCCGCGTGCGCGGGCGCGCTTCCTCACGGAGTTTCCCGAGGGCACCATCGGGGTGAACGCCGCCTAG
- a CDS encoding leucyl aminopeptidase, translating into MNFSFVSGELARASGELLVIPLFEGETGDTPPGILAGVHAALDSRLLAAAAQEGFKGKGDQSFVIHTLGKLAADRVLLLGLGTRARFTPEVLRLTAGRAAKTAQRLKTRTLVFAVPGGLEVTGAVRAVVEGLELGAYRFDRYKSSAREEKNAPKLTAVKLHVDGEKTKEQEQAVALAQRVAEATNWARDLTHEPPNVVNPARLAQAAQEMGREVGLKVSVSGRKEIEKLRMGMFLAVAQGSANEPQLIHVEYTPKNAKQAKQPPLALVGKAITFDSGGLSLKPTDSMVDMKTDMAGSAAVLGAMKVIAALKPPFPVHAFIGACENMPSGTSYRPSDVLVSRLGKTVEVTNTDAEGRLVLGDVLTWANEHKPSALIDLATLTGACIVALGNYIVGAFGEHDATVNEVMESARAAGEEMWRLPVTELQKDALRSEIADMKNSGERWAGATNAALFLKEFVGETPWVHLDIAGPSISPKERGYNAKGPTGVGVRTLVEYVRRRTTQLEADAATEAPTPKPPAAAKSPRGGRAKG; encoded by the coding sequence ATGAACTTCAGCTTCGTCTCCGGCGAACTGGCCCGCGCGAGCGGTGAGTTGCTCGTGATCCCCCTTTTCGAAGGCGAGACCGGAGACACCCCTCCCGGCATCCTGGCCGGAGTGCACGCGGCGCTGGACTCGCGGCTGCTCGCCGCCGCCGCCCAGGAGGGCTTCAAGGGGAAGGGCGATCAGTCCTTCGTCATCCACACCCTGGGTAAACTCGCCGCGGATCGCGTGTTGCTGCTCGGCCTGGGCACGCGCGCGCGCTTCACCCCGGAGGTGTTGCGGCTCACCGCGGGCCGCGCCGCGAAGACGGCCCAGCGCCTCAAGACGCGCACGCTGGTGTTCGCGGTGCCCGGGGGCCTGGAGGTGACGGGTGCCGTGCGCGCCGTGGTCGAGGGCCTGGAGCTGGGCGCCTACCGCTTCGATCGCTACAAGTCCTCGGCCCGCGAGGAGAAGAACGCGCCGAAGCTGACGGCCGTGAAGCTGCACGTCGACGGGGAGAAGACGAAGGAGCAGGAGCAGGCCGTGGCGCTCGCGCAGCGCGTGGCCGAGGCCACCAACTGGGCGAGGGATCTCACCCACGAGCCGCCCAACGTGGTCAACCCGGCGCGCCTGGCCCAGGCCGCGCAGGAGATGGGCCGCGAAGTGGGGCTCAAGGTGAGCGTGAGCGGGCGCAAGGAGATCGAGAAGTTGAGGATGGGCATGTTCCTCGCGGTGGCCCAGGGCAGCGCGAACGAGCCGCAGCTCATCCACGTGGAATACACGCCGAAGAACGCGAAGCAGGCGAAGCAGCCGCCCCTGGCACTCGTGGGCAAGGCCATCACCTTCGACTCGGGTGGCCTGTCGCTCAAGCCCACCGACTCCATGGTGGACATGAAGACGGACATGGCGGGCTCGGCCGCGGTGCTCGGCGCCATGAAGGTCATCGCCGCGCTCAAGCCGCCCTTCCCCGTGCACGCCTTCATTGGCGCGTGCGAGAACATGCCCTCGGGCACGTCCTACCGGCCCAGCGACGTCCTCGTGTCGCGCCTGGGCAAGACGGTGGAGGTGACGAACACGGACGCCGAGGGGCGCCTGGTGCTCGGCGACGTGCTCACCTGGGCGAACGAGCACAAGCCGTCGGCGCTCATCGACCTGGCCACGCTCACCGGCGCGTGCATCGTCGCCCTGGGCAACTACATCGTGGGTGCCTTTGGCGAGCATGACGCCACGGTGAACGAGGTGATGGAGTCGGCGCGCGCCGCGGGCGAGGAGATGTGGCGCCTGCCCGTGACGGAGCTGCAGAAGGACGCGCTGCGCTCGGAGATCGCCGACATGAAGAACTCGGGCGAGCGCTGGGCGGGCGCCACCAACGCCGCGCTCTTCCTCAAGGAGTTCGTCGGCGAGACGCCGTGGGTGCACCTGGACATCGCGGGTCCGTCCATCAGCCCCAAGGAGCGCGGCTACAACGCCAAGGGCCCCACGGGCGTGGGCGTGCGCACGCTGGTGGAGTACGTGCGGCGGCGCACCACCCAGCTCGAGGCGGACGCGGCCACCGAGGCCCCCACGCCCAAGCCCCCGGCGGCCGCCAAGAGCCCGCGGGGCGGCCGCGCGAAGGGCTAG